The Lolium rigidum isolate FL_2022 chromosome 2, APGP_CSIRO_Lrig_0.1, whole genome shotgun sequence genomic interval TGAGAAGTATTCATGTACCTGGATATTCATGCTAAGCTTGGGTGCAAAGAGGAAACAAAAAATAGCTTATGTTGCTTTCAAGCTTTTGGTACATATACAATGAACTCAGGAACAACAAAATATCCAATACTCTTGTAGTGTGTCACCTTCTATAAGGGCTTTCAAAATAATAGAAGAAACAGATAAGAGACTGCACAAAAGCGTCGATGGGTCTGTAACCTGAAATACATGAACCAAGATAGATTAACATGAAAAAAAATCTTGCAATCATATAGAAATCTATGTGAATCACTTTTAGATAGCGGGCTAGCTTTAGATACAGCCTAATTGGTTCTTCTGCAGTAAAAGAGAAAACTAAATTTGAATGATTCAAAAAGAGTATGCGTCGAGTAATTAAGACAAAATCCAAGTTTCTCAAGCTTTCTGTTACTCAAGAAATGAAGACACAAATTGGTCCCTCAACCATAACATACTAAAAATCATATTCAGATCAGCTTTTGAAGTACACAGCTACTGAACTATGAATCAGTTTCCAACTATAGTAAATTAATTATCTAATTACACACTTATAGTCCTCAAGTAAGTTCATTGATAGATACTGATAAACACAGAAGTAGCAAATAGACTTGCAATGTAAAAGCTTACAGAGCAAAAGCCACCTAAATATGTGTTTAAGAAGGGAGATACAGTATGTTGAAGAAGGTTCAAGGTACTGTAATACAGTAACTGGTGAATGGAAATACCAGCGAGCTAAACATTAGCAAAAAAATGCCATAGTAAATCTGAATGGAATTTCAGTATTGAAGTTATAGTGGATCTATTTACCATAGTTTGACAAAAGCATGCTATTACATAAAGATGAGAATGAGTGATGATTTCTGCATACCAATGAAACGTGACACTTGCACAATTAAACGAAATCTCTTAAGGGAAGGAAAATGTCTAAAAAAATATCCAGAATTCTGAATCCTTCTTCCATCTCTGTTCTGCAACATCATTCGATTCAAAAGTCTGAAACCATAGCACCTGCAATTGCCTCCGCTTGATGCTTGCTTGTAAGAAGCATCACATCCAAAAATAGTAGCTACAATGAAAATAAAATCAAGCACTGATTATGGAGCCATCCTAGTGAGACAAATGCACCCAACAAAGGAATAGTAAAGCACATTATGAGTTAATGCAAATATCATCTCTCTTAAGCCAGAAAAAAGTGCAACCAATTAGAGTGATCTAGTTCAGAGTAATATCTTTGCTAGAAGTAGTAAACATCTGTCATTCCCGTCCTTGTCCCATCAACAGGAAATCTAAAAAATGAAAGTGTACAGGAGTAATACAACTGTATCCCTTTCCTACAGAGATACATTTTATCTCGAGAACAAACAAGACAACGTATGTAAAGTATGCTCTACACAACGACAGAGAATATATACCACCAGATGCAGAAGCGCTGCTCCTTAGGTTTGGCAACGAAAAAGATAAGCACTTAATTATTGGAGTCTTGAAATACCTAAACCAACTCATCACCTCGTTGTTCTGAAATTTCTTAATTACAGAAACATTCAGATATTGCTCAACTTCACAATGATAGCAGATCAGAGACCCACACTCTAGATGCAATACAAAAATGTTGCCGTAAGTGTCAGATCGTTGTGGTATTTTTGCAagaaagatttatttgaatatcaGATAACTGATACCTTCAGAAGACAATGCCTACCAGTTGAAGACCAATGTCTCCAAATCAATTAAATACATACTCTAGTTGCTGAGATGGGCCATTTTGATGTCCAGTCTTAAAAAAAAGTAATCTCTTCCATGCATTAACACAAACAGGTAGAGTGCAAGTTCCAGAGACTGATGAAGGTTGAGAAGTAAAAAAGATATATCAGGCATAGACATCAAAGGAGACATGCATGTGCTACTTGGAAAGGAGAAGTATACCTTGGGAGAGCGCGTAGAGATAGGAAGATGTGGACAGTGCCGAAGCTTGACCCTGCTGATTGGTAACCAGTTTGAGATCATACAGTGTCATAGTTTAGAAACTGGTATCCAGTACAAACATCTGACGGACTAGGGCACAAAACGAAATAATACCAAATTAGAGAGGGCAAATGGGGTCTTCGGGGTCGTCCAGCGCCTCCCCTCCTCTTGTGTCTGCCGGAGAGTCCACCTGCATTACCATATGCACGCATACCCCAACCCCTGACCTTGCACCCCTTGccgatttcagaaaccctagaggaAGCCATGGAGCATCTCTCTTGGCCTCACCGCGATAAGTCGTCAAGGCAGCGCCCGGGGGCGCGGCTCTCGGGCCTAGCGTGGAACTGCGGGGATGGAATCTGATGCAGACTTTCACTAAAATTTAAGGACtaaaagtggactttcttcttGCCTCATTTATATGCATTATTGACGATACAATTTTATCAGAATATTTATTGCCGTGCTGGTATCATTGCTTCCATGATTAATAGCCATCATTAATTTGATTATCTTCAATGCAGGATAACTGGGCTTTCTATAGTAAGAATTTTCTTTTAAGAAATCTATATATCTTGAAGACACCAAAAAAGGGTTTACCCTACTAAAGTCTCACGGATGGATATCCTGTGATTGGCCGAACATGGTATCCGTATACCTATTGAAAAGGAAAATAACAATCATCAATCAAAATACATTTAAGCTCCTTACAGGTTTTTGCATTTACATAGTGCACACCAGGTACTTGCATTTATACCGTGCACACCAGGTATACTTGAATTTATACCGTGCACACTACTTGGGTCATCTAGTAAGAGATGAACAAcgtgagctcataggttgtactagTAACAAACATTTTGCAAAAGCAGTTATGCCTGGACAACCTAAATTAGAAGGCCTCGTACAGATGAAGTCAGATGTAAGAACGGACCGTAGATCAGTACACAGTTTCAGAGCCAAAGCATTATAAATCTGAATAACGCATGTGATATACACTTCAGCAACAGTgcatggatggatgtacaattgCTTAGTGCAGCAAATCCATGGGTGCAAGAGATATAAAAGGAAGAACAAAACTCGACCTCTATAACTTGGTACAAATAATGTTTCTTAGTTGACCCAGACCTCAATAACTTGATTGCAAGAGATAGTGTTGGCTCTTGGCGCACAGTATTTCACATATAAAGTCCAGAATTTATGTCATTTATGATTTATATTACACTGACAAAATAGGCACATAGATGCTCAACTTTGGAAGTGATATTACTTTCAAGATTGCAGCAACTGACAAAAGGCCAGTGgtcattttatattttttgagCTGAAAACTGCAGGAGAGGGTCCCTATGGTAAAATAGGAAAAACATGTACAGGATGAAGGGAAAGAGGATGCACAAAAGGCGTAGCCCAAGAAAATACAAATTGTCTAGTCAGGAAATGAGTGGCAGCCTAAGATCTTCCTTCTAGAAAGCAGGACAATGCCCCTTTTGAAAGAGTAGGACAAGGAGCTAAAACTAGGGTTTATACCTTGTTGAATTTTTTCCTTTTGCATTCCTTTGCCTACAAATGGACCAAGCAGCTGTACCAATGAcctcaaagaaaaaaaagaaaaaaagctaGCCGAAAGTTCTACTAGTGGGAAGTGGCCAACCTGACCTGTTGTTTGTCTTCAACATTTGTTTAGACAATTACAGGCAAATCATCTTATACTGATCTATAGAACGAGAACAAAAGCATCAGAATGTACAAGTCCAAGAAGGTCCTCTTCTCAGTTCTTTGTATGATGCTGATGGTTTAGCATAAATGATTGCCGCAGTCAAAGGATGCAATTAACTTTTCTCTCAGTCctgccatgtacttatagctgtggCACCAAATAAATTAATCTACTCAATTGCCAACATCAGAAGGAACTTCATCTGTAAACTCAAAGGATCACCAAGGAACCCTTGACAAAAAAGGAATGCTCAAATGAACATATATTGGAATTGGACTAAGACTGCACCAATTTTCTTCGGACAACCAATTGAATAAACTGGAACCTGGTGTTGGTTGTCTTTTGGCTCCAGGAGAACTCAATGTCTCATGTAAATGTATGCATAATCTGAAGCCCCATGTTCACTCTCAGATCATTCAGAAGCATTCTTGGAAACTCCAAAGTAGCTCAttcttctaaaaaaaaaaaaagtagaacaTGGTGTCAAATTTATGATTTTGCATATAAAAGTGTTGTTTTTCTGTTCAGTTTCAAACCCAGCTTACATTCCAACTGCCCCGTTATTAAAACAGATGTGGAACATCTGGATAGGGCGCAATGCAAGGACATTGGAGAGCAAGAGCGGCACAATGATTCAAGTGGCGCAACAATTGTGAGAGGAGTTAGGCTGCTGGGAGTTGGCTATGTGTGCAGTGGGTAGCAGTTAGTAGTGTGTCCAGTTAGTGGTGGGTGGCATGACCACATGCAAGAGACACATCTTGTATATGTCCTGCACTTCTGCATCCAATCTTAATGAAAATGATAGGCACCTTtgattgcttgttcttgaaaaaaaaAGATGTTTCTACTTGGAAAATCTATACCATGCGAAGACAAGCAGAGAGTACAACAAAAAGACTGGAAAAGTCAAGGAATATGTGCTATGCAGTGTCCTTTTTCCAGAGATGTATGAATATTTCCTAATCTACATTTCAGTCTTGGCCCCAGTAGTGACCTAATGAATCGACGACATAGGTTACTTGTGGCTGCGGTCTCCGCGGGCCTGGGATGCCCCGTTGTGGAGCTTCCCATCACATATCTAGGCATTCCCCTCACCATCCGGCGCCCCACCAGGGCCCAGATGCAACCCACGATCGATCGCGTCGCAGCGAAGTTACCCACCTGGAAAGCACACCTGATGGATAAGGCCGGGCGCCTCAAGCTGATCAAGTCCGTGCTCAGCGCGATCCCCATACACCAGCTCCTCGTCCACGCCCCCGACAAGAAAACGCTGCAGCTCATCGAGAAGATTGAGCGTGGCTTCCTCTGGGTTGGCCGCAAGGAAGCGCACGGTGGCAGCTGCCACGTGAACTGGGGCACAGTCTGTCGCCCCATCGATCGCGGCGGCCTTGGCGTCCTAAACCTGGACAAAGCCGGCATCGCTCTGCGCCTGCGCTGGCTCTGGCTCAGCCGCACGGACCCGTCCAGGGCCTGGCAGGGCCTCAACCTGCAGTTCTCCCCTATGGAACGCGCGTTGTTCTTCGCCTCGACGACTATGGTCCTCGGCGACGGATGCACGGCGCTGTTCTGGGAAGACCGATGGCTCGACGGGCGGTCCATCAGCGAGATTGCGCCCCGCCTATATGCGTGCATCCCCAAGCGCAGACGGCGCATCAGAACGGTCGCCGACGGTCTACTCAACCACTCCTGGGCGCACGACATCCATGGCACCatcgggatcccggagatcggcgAGTATTTGCTGCTGTGGCGCCGGCTCGAACGCGTGCAGCTGACGGACCAGGCTGATGCCATGGCCTGGAAGTGGAACGACAGCGGAGTCTACTCCACCAAATCCTGCTATAACGCCATGTTCCTAGGCTCAACTAGCTGCAGCACCTGGAGACTGACCTGGCGCACTTGGGCACCACAGAGCGTCAAGTTCTTCCTATGGCTTGCCAACCTGGACCGATGCTGGACGGCCGCACGCCTGCAACGCCGGGGGCTCCTACACCACCCCCGCTGCCTGCTCTGCGATCAGGAGATGGAAACCATGCAACACCTCTTGACAGGCTGCTGCTTCTCCCAGCAGGTTTGGTTCGAGGTTCTTGCCTGGCTGCGCGCCACCTGTAACCCTCCTGAACGCGACGACTCGATCCACGCTTGGTGGCACAGGGCACGGCAAAGCTCCCCAGCTCCCAGCCATAAGGGCCTGGCATCCATCACCTTGCTTGTCCCCTGGATGCTCTGGAAGCACCGCAATGACTGCGTGTTCAATGGAGCCCAACCCTCCATCAGCACTGTCGTCAACAACATCAAGGAGGAAGCTGCTCTTTGGGCAAGGGCAGGAGCCCAAGGGCTACGCATGATCCTACCCCAGACCTGGGATGTACACTAGCTCCCACCCTGTTTGCTTCCCTACCCAACCGTGTTGTATCACCCCTTAGGGGGCATGTAACCGTAAACCTTCTCTctgttcaatgaaatgaaacgcaaaggctttttgcgttttctcgaaaaaataaaATGAGAAGAACAAGCACACATCAACATTTCAAGTTTGTTATACGTTGAGGTTGCAGTTAAACTACTTATTCTGGATCTTCTGATCCAATGTTCCAAACTAAAATACTAATTACCTCTTGCACAGTGCAGCGAGCCCACGGGATGGCAGTTTCTGCAGTGGTGTATCGACAGTTCTTTTAACAATAGTCAGAAACCTAGTGAACTCTAGTAAAATTTAAGACCACTTCAATTATGTAGAAGTTGTTGTGATCATTGAGTGGAACAAGATTAATTTGCCATCTAACATTTTGGTCAAAGCTTCTTGGAAATACAGAGTACGCTATGATATGACGGTAGCAAGAAGAGTCAGAAATCACAACATCAAGGATCGGCGCAGTACCTTTGAGAGAGCAATAAAACATGAACTCAGTGTGTGTTGAATGATCAATGTAACTTGCAACTCCGGTGTCTATAGTAGGATCCAGCATGTGAGGGTACAAGCTCATGATAAGGTACATTTTGCATAACTGGTGGAAACTTTGCTCAGCTGCGTTGCTCAACTTGTGAATGTTGCAGTATATTATTCCCGGGTAGACAATTCCTCTGCTAACATTGCATATGTTTGATTACTTGGTCTGCAGTTCATCTGCTCTAATCTGGATATCATGTCCTGGCATGAAACTGAATGGCCCTTTCTGATCAGGCCATCAATGATTACTTTCCACACAATTTCATCAGGATTGTAGTCCTCCCACCTAGAGTTTCCGAATATTACTTTAGCCATATTAGCTTGTCCTTCACTAATAAGCCCACAAAGCAGGTGCTGATAGCACATCAGTTGTGGTGCAAAACCATGACCAATCATGGAGCGAAGCAACACCCATGCATATGAATACAGTTTTGATTTGCATAAGCAAATTATGACAGCAGTGTAGATGTCCTCATTCAAAGATATATTATCATCTTTCATACGAGAAACCAATGATGTCACCTCTTTCGATCTTCCATCTTCAGAGAACCTCTCCAGGATTGCAGAATAAGTATTCGTGCTAGGAACAATATTATTCTTCTTCATTATCTCAAACAATTCAAAGATGTCAGTAAGCTCTGTGGTCTTCCATACACTAGCTGCATTCAAAACCACACCCTCTGCTAGTCTCCTTTGTAAGAGATGTCTAAGCAAGATGGTATAAGTAAACTGATTTGGCACAGAAGCAACATTTTCCATGTGCTTCAAGATTGAGACTGCAGAATCTGTGTGCCCAATACTTGCATGCCCCTCCATCAAAGTGTTATAAGCAATCGTATCTACAGTGACCGCACTTTTGTTCATCTCACCCAAAACCTTTTCTGCTTCAATTAGTCTTCCTTGATTGCAGTAAGCACGCATAGATGTAGTATAAGTAACTGCATCAGGATCACAACCTAGTGAAACCATTTGACCCCAGATTTTCTTGGCCAATCCATAGTTTCTCTCCTTGAATAGCTTGTCAATTACAATGGTATAATTGACTGTCGTGGGCTTCACACTCTCTTTTAGCATCTTATCTATAAAGGACAGACCTTCTTTTGACCCCTTCCTCTTGCACAGGTTTTCTATGAATGGACTGTATGTATAGGTATCTGGTGTGAAACCTGCTGAGACCATCTTTTCCAGTAATGACCATGCAGCATCAACTTGATCAGCTTTGCATAACCCGTATATTAATGAATTAAATGTGACCAGATTAGGTTTAATGCCTTTATCTTCAAAGCTGTCAAAAAGGGAGCAAGCTTGATCGATTCTCCCATCCTTGCAGAGAGCATCCACCAAAGCATTGTAAGTGTACTCATCAGCAGCTAAACCATCTCCTTCCATCAAGCGAAGTAGACGGAAAGCGCTCTCAATGTGCCCATCGACACACTGGGCCCGAATCAGCAAGTTGTATGTCACAATATCTGGTTCTACTCCGTGTGCTCTCATGCGGTTCAACAAAGCCATTGCACTGTGCACCTTCCCGTCCTTGCAGAACCCCCACACGAGCGCATTGTATGTCCACACATTGGGCTTGCACCACCCCAGCTTCATCTTCTCAAACACCCTCACCGCATCACTCATTCTCCCCTTCTTACAATACGCATTGACCACCGCAGTGCACGTAACAACGGATGGCACCAGCCTTCTGCCAGACATCTCCTCCAGCATTTCCTCAGCCTCCACGACCCTTTGCTCCCGGCACAACAAATCAACCACTGCTGCATAAGCGCGAGTATCTGGCCGCCACCCAAATTGTTTCGTCCTCTGCAGCATCCGGAGCCCCTCCTCCCCCCGCCCTGCTTCACACAACCCCTTCACCAAGACTGCATGCGTATGCATATCTGGCTGCTCCATCTCCCCGAACAACTCCAAGGCATCATCAATCCTCCCCATATCGCATAGCCCCTCAATCATGGCAGCATAAGATACCACGTCGTGTCGAAATCCTCTGAGGGGCATTTTGTCGAACAGATCCCGAGCAGCGGGAGCCCGGTGAGCACGGCAGTAGCCCAGGATCAAGGAGTTGAATGTGTAGGCGTCGGGGTGCCAGCCAGAGCGGACCATGAGGCTGAGGTAGCGGAGAGCGCGCGCGAGGTCGGCCCTGCGGCAGAGGGAGCGGATGAGGGCGTTGTAGGTGGCGCCCGTGGGGGCCGGCGGGGAGTGGAGGTGCATGTGCGCGAAGAGGCGGAGGATGAGCGGGTTGAGGGCGAAGCGGGAGAGGTGGGTGAGGAGGGAGGCGAAGGGGCGGCTGAAGAGGGGCCGGAGCGGGGGCGGGGAGAGCGAGTGGAGGCGGAAGAGGATGGGGAGGGAAAGGCCGAGGAGGTGgcgggagggcgcggcggcgcggacggcggcggcggcgaggcggaccGGGAGTGGGGCGTGGAGCATGTGGGGGAGGGACGGGGCGAGGAGAGCAGGGAGATGCGGCAGGGAGGGGTGGAGGAACCAGTTCGGGGTggagagggcggcggcgaggTGCGCGAGAAGCGCCGAGGGAGAGGTCGGCAGAGGTTGGGAGGAGGCCATGGGAGATGTCGGAGACGggggctgtggcggcggcggcggggaagccGGTGGCATGTCGGAAGTCAGCAGCACACAACTacgcacggcggcggcgtcgccatTGTTGGGATCTCATCTCCAACACCGGTTTTCTAACGTGCCATAGCCCATAggcgcattgtttttttttttttttaacaaggaTCCAGGGTCTAGAAGACGAAGCTTTCATTCGTCACACTGGCAGGTACATATTGCAAAGAAGCCCCTTTACAACTCTCGCACTAAGAAACCTAAAATTTGAAGAAGGGGCTTCTAGATATGCAGAGAACACCCTAGAAAGAAAGGTTAAAACGCAATCAAGTCCATGGGTGGCGCCGCCACAGATCGTCGGCGAACTCAAGACAGAGACGTCGAGTTCAGGTGCCAAGATGCTCGACAACACACTTCTGACGCCGTATCGCATCCGCCGGTCGCTTCTCCAcctccggggacgaaccacttggcgatGAAGCAGCGCCGAGCTCCGGTAGTCgacactgttggagatatgcccaagaggcaataataaaagtggttattatatgtctttatgtttatgataaatgtttatataccatgctataattgtattaatcgaaacattgatacatgtgtgatatgtaaacaacaaagagtccctagtaagcctcttaactagcttgttgattaatagatgattagtttcataatcatgaacattggatgttattaataacaaggttatatcattatatgaatgatgtaatggacacacccaattaagcgtagcataagatcaagtcattaagttatttgctataagctttcaatacatagttacctagtcctttcgaccatgagatcatgtaaatcacttataccggaaaggtactttgattacatcaaacgccactgcgtaaatgggtggttataaaggtgggattaagtatccgaaaagtatgagttgaggcatatggatcaacagtgggatttgtccatcccgatgacggatagatatattctggtccctctcggtagaatgtcgtctaatgtcttgcaagcatatgaataagttcataagagaccacataccacggtacgagtaaagagtacttgtcaggagacgaggttgaacaaggtatagagtgataccgatgatcaaacctcggacaagtaaaatatcgcgtgacaaagggaattggtatcgtatgtgaatggttcattcgatcactaagtcatcgttgaatgtgtgggagccattatggatctccagatcccgctattggttattggtcggagagagttctcacccatgtccacatagttcacaaaccgtagggtgacacacttaaggtttgatgttgtaatagtagaacttgaaatatggaatggagtttgaagtaattgtccgaagtctcggatgggatcccggacatcacgaggagttccggaatggtccggagaataagattcatatataggaagtcatatttcaagtttggaaatgatccggtgcatttatggaagattctagaaggttctagaaaagtccggaagaaatcactttggaaggcggagtcccggagggactccaccacccatggccggccaaccctaagggggaggagtcccaaggggactccctagggtggccggccaccctcccaaggaaaggtgggaatcccacctcaagtgggaatcccaccttgggtaggtttcatgtcatatggaaggttttggtttggggtcttattcgaagacttgtagaccaactcttgggtgttccacctatataatgaggagcaaggggagggggccggccacaccaaagccattgtggccgcacccctcatagtggccggccacctctccctctcccaaaccctagccgccccacctcctccacctctcccgcaacgcttagcgaagctccgccggagttctccatcgccaccgccaccacgccgtcgtgctgcaggattcaaggaggagctactgcttccgctgcccgctggaacggggagaaggacgtcgtcttcatcaataccgaacgtgtgaccgagtacggaggtgctgcccgatcgtggcgtcgtgatcaagatcttctacgcgcttttgcaagcgacaagtgatcgtctaccgcagcaacaagagcctcatcttgtaggctttggaaatattcaagggtgagtctcgatcatctcctcgttgctcccatcttctagattgcatcttggcttggtttgcgttctcgcggtaggaaattttttgttttctatgcaacgtatccctacagtggtatcagagccgtgtctatgcatagatgg includes:
- the LOC124692761 gene encoding uncharacterized protein LOC124692761, which encodes MTLYDLKLVTNQQGQASALSTSSYLYALSQATIFGCDASYKQASSGGNCRCYGFRLLNRMMLQNRDGRRIQNSGYFFRHFPSLKRFRLIVQVSRFIGYRPIDAFVQSLICFFYYFESPYRR
- the LOC124690421 gene encoding pentatricopeptide repeat-containing protein At5g65560-like codes for the protein MPPASPPPPPQPPSPTSPMASSQPLPTSPSALLAHLAAALSTPNWFLHPSLPHLPALLAPSLPHMLHAPLPVRLAAAAVRAAAPSRHLLGLSLPILFRLHSLSPPPLRPLFSRPFASLLTHLSRFALNPLILRLFAHMHLHSPPAPTGATYNALIRSLCRRADLARALRYLSLMVRSGWHPDAYTFNSLILGYCRAHRAPAARDLFDKMPLRGFRHDVVSYAAMIEGLCDMGRIDDALELFGEMEQPDMHTHAVLVKGLCEAGRGEEGLRMLQRTKQFGWRPDTRAYAAVVDLLCREQRVVEAEEMLEEMSGRRLVPSVVTCTAVVNAYCKKGRMSDAVRVFEKMKLGWCKPNVWTYNALVWGFCKDGKVHSAMALLNRMRAHGVEPDIVTYNLLIRAQCVDGHIESAFRLLRLMEGDGLAADEYTYNALVDALCKDGRIDQACSLFDSFEDKGIKPNLVTFNSLIYGLCKADQVDAAWSLLEKMVSAGFTPDTYTYSPFIENLCKRKGSKEGLSFIDKMLKESVKPTTVNYTIVIDKLFKERNYGLAKKIWGQMVSLGCDPDAVTYTTSMRAYCNQGRLIEAEKVLGEMNKSAVTVDTIAYNTLMEGHASIGHTDSAVSILKHMENVASVPNQFTYTILLRHLLQRRLAEGVVLNAASVWKTTELTDIFELFEIMKKNNIVPSTNTYSAILERFSEDGRSKEVTSLVSRMKDDNISLNEDIYTAVIICLCKSKLYSYAWVLLRSMIGHGFAPQLMCYQHLLCGLISEGQANMAKVIFGNSRWEDYNPDEIVWKVIIDGLIRKGHSVSCQDMISRLEQMNCRPSNQTYAMLAEELSTRE